A genomic region of Deinococcus sp. KSM4-11 contains the following coding sequences:
- a CDS encoding ABC-F family ATP-binding cassette domain-containing protein, translating into MSTLLVAEAVSVVYGERAVLDGVSLSVAEGERVALLGRNGAGKTTLLRVLTGEVVPDEGSVWRADGLRVAVLAQHHAHPAGVRVDDLVDAAHPYRELEAELLALEADLGNPSVLEAWTALHVLLDAAQAYAWPTRVRRILGMLDLTRFLEREAATLSGGERTRLALALALAREPDLLVLDEPTNHLDVRMREWLEGWLRDFRGGVLLTSHDRDFLDAVAGRSLWLEGGEGTEYPGGYSRARAQRELERRTQSRAARLGEREAARLSGSVEQLDRWGRRSRAMKSRASRVAVPEAPLPERQLRMRLLAGTSQARLVAWGDHLGKSYAGRPVLSDVAFRLRQGDRVALMGANGTGKTTLMRLLSGETAPDPGSPEPALRLGGGVSVASLDQTWHGLLPGVGLHAQFERRFGRGANAVLGRAGFTADDWAKTPEVLSGGERARAGLALVSALRADLLLLDEPTNHLDVEALHALEEAIHAYAGAVVIVTHDRRFAREVANRLWMVEDGTLREPLGWGSREYRDPAATLKGDPPPPPPTPTPRQRLVPVENQLLDIRAQLDQPGKLTGREEARLRSQAHALQEHLYDLYAAAFDAPQYDDHVREPGLTIRAQRFGAHGGMFWAAQDETCPHLAWDGLTMRWNGDPPGWYGGILLGGALRILFERWNVGRVQLGEDGPQLTRRVWFERTGVIR; encoded by the coding sequence GTGAGCACGCTTCTGGTGGCCGAAGCCGTATCCGTGGTGTACGGAGAGCGGGCGGTGCTGGATGGCGTGTCGCTGAGTGTGGCGGAGGGCGAGCGGGTGGCGCTGCTGGGCCGCAACGGAGCCGGTAAGACGACGCTGCTGCGGGTGCTGACCGGAGAGGTCGTGCCGGACGAGGGCAGCGTGTGGCGGGCGGATGGGCTGCGGGTGGCGGTGCTGGCGCAGCATCATGCGCATCCGGCGGGCGTCAGGGTGGACGACCTGGTGGACGCGGCGCACCCGTACCGGGAGCTGGAGGCGGAGTTGCTGGCGCTGGAGGCCGACCTGGGGAACCCGTCGGTGCTGGAGGCGTGGACGGCGTTGCACGTCCTCCTGGACGCCGCGCAGGCGTATGCGTGGCCCACACGGGTGCGGCGCATCCTGGGGATGCTCGACCTGACGCGCTTCCTGGAGCGGGAGGCGGCGACCCTGTCGGGCGGCGAGCGCACGCGACTGGCGCTGGCCCTGGCGCTGGCGCGCGAGCCGGATCTGCTGGTGCTGGACGAGCCAACGAACCACCTGGACGTGCGGATGCGCGAGTGGCTGGAGGGCTGGCTGCGGGACTTCCGGGGGGGCGTCCTGCTGACCAGCCACGACCGTGATTTTCTGGACGCGGTGGCGGGGCGCTCGCTGTGGCTGGAGGGAGGTGAGGGCACCGAATATCCGGGCGGGTACTCGCGCGCCCGGGCGCAGCGGGAACTGGAGCGCCGCACGCAGTCCCGCGCGGCGCGGCTGGGCGAGCGAGAAGCGGCGCGGCTCTCAGGGAGCGTGGAGCAGCTGGATCGGTGGGGGCGGCGGTCGCGGGCCATGAAATCGAGGGCGAGCCGCGTGGCCGTGCCGGAGGCGCCCCTGCCCGAGCGGCAGCTCCGGATGCGCCTGCTGGCGGGCACATCGCAGGCCCGGCTGGTGGCGTGGGGTGACCACCTCGGGAAGTCGTATGCGGGGCGGCCGGTGCTGTCGGACGTGGCCTTCCGGCTGCGCCAGGGCGACCGGGTGGCCCTGATGGGCGCGAACGGCACCGGCAAGACGACCCTGATGCGCCTGCTGTCGGGTGAGACGGCCCCGGATCCCGGTTCGCCAGAACCTGCGCTGCGGCTGGGCGGTGGGGTGAGCGTCGCCAGTCTGGATCAGACCTGGCATGGCCTGCTGCCCGGCGTGGGATTGCACGCGCAGTTCGAGCGGCGCTTCGGGCGTGGGGCGAACGCGGTGCTGGGCCGCGCAGGCTTCACCGCAGACGACTGGGCCAAGACGCCGGAGGTGCTGTCCGGCGGCGAGCGGGCGCGGGCGGGGCTGGCCCTGGTGAGCGCCCTGCGGGCCGACCTGCTGCTGCTGGACGAACCCACCAACCACCTGGACGTGGAGGCGCTGCACGCGCTGGAGGAGGCCATTCACGCGTATGCGGGCGCGGTCGTGATTGTCACCCATGACCGGCGCTTTGCGCGGGAGGTCGCCAACCGCCTGTGGATGGTGGAGGACGGCACGCTGCGGGAACCCCTCGGCTGGGGCAGCCGCGAGTACCGTGATCCCGCCGCGACGCTCAAGGGGGATCCACCGCCACCCCCCCCGACGCCGACCCCCCGGCAACGGCTGGTGCCGGTCGAGAACCAGCTCTTGGACATCCGCGCGCAGCTCGATCAGCCGGGGAAGCTGACCGGACGCGAGGAGGCCCGCCTGCGCTCGCAGGCTCACGCCCTGCAGGAGCACCTATACGACCTGTACGCGGCGGCCTTCGACGCCCCGCAGTATGACGACCACGTGCGCGAGCCGGGCCTCACCATCCGGGCGCAACGGTTCGGGGCGCATGGCGGCATGTTCTGGGCGGCGCAGGACGAGACCTGCCCGCACCTCGCGTGGGACGGTCTGACCATGCGCTGGAACGGCGATCCGCCGGGCTGGTATGGGGGAATCCTGCTGGGCGGGGCCCTGCGCATTCTGTTCGAACGCTGGAACGTGGGCCGGGTGCAGCTGGGGGAGGACGGCCCACAGCTCACCCGCCGCGTGTGGTTCGAGCGTACGGGCGTGATCCGCTGA
- a CDS encoding rhodanese-related sulfurtransferase yields MAESAPFIVAALYQFHEVLDPAALRERLLALGRAHALCGTLIVAPEGINGTVAGSREGIDAVKAVLVELGFGNLEFKESTASVQPFRRFKVRLKAEIVTFGVPVAPREQVGTYVRAAEWNALLADPDVIVIDTRNRYEVKAGAFRGAVNPQIDSFREFPTWLDEHAGELDGRRVAMYCTGGIRCEKSTSLLLQRGFTDVFHLQGGILRYLEEVPQEASRWDGECFVFDGRVTVGHGVKEGSAVMCHSCGWPLDARELDDARYEEGVSCAHCHARTPDAQKAAFRDRQRQFDAGLL; encoded by the coding sequence ATGGCCGAGTCTGCCCCCTTCATCGTCGCCGCGCTCTACCAGTTCCACGAGGTCCTCGATCCCGCCGCGCTGCGTGAACGCCTTCTTGCCCTAGGCCGCGCGCATGCCCTGTGCGGCACGCTGATCGTGGCGCCCGAGGGCATCAATGGCACCGTGGCCGGGTCGCGCGAGGGCATCGACGCGGTGAAGGCTGTGCTGGTCGAGCTGGGATTCGGCAACCTGGAGTTCAAGGAATCCACGGCGTCCGTCCAGCCATTCCGGCGGTTCAAGGTGCGGCTGAAGGCGGAGATCGTGACCTTTGGCGTGCCGGTCGCTCCGCGCGAGCAGGTGGGCACATATGTCCGCGCGGCCGAGTGGAATGCCCTGCTGGCCGACCCGGACGTGATCGTGATCGACACCCGCAACCGCTACGAGGTCAAGGCCGGAGCTTTCCGTGGGGCGGTGAATCCGCAGATCGATTCATTCCGTGAATTTCCCACGTGGCTGGACGAGCACGCCGGGGAGCTGGACGGCAGGCGGGTGGCCATGTACTGCACGGGTGGCATCCGGTGCGAGAAGAGCACCAGCCTGCTGCTTCAGCGCGGATTCACGGACGTGTTTCACTTGCAGGGCGGAATCCTGCGGTACCTGGAGGAGGTGCCCCAGGAGGCCAGCCGGTGGGACGGCGAGTGCTTCGTCTTCGATGGCCGCGTGACCGTGGGCCACGGGGTGAAGGAGGGGAGCGCGGTCATGTGCCATTCCTGCGGCTGGCCGCTCGATGCCCGGGAGCTGGACGACGCGCGGTACGAGGAAGGCGTGAGCTGCGCCCACTGCCACGCCCGGACGCCGGACGCCCAGAAGGCCGCGTTCCGCGATCGGCAGCGGCAGTTCGATGCCGGTCTGCTCTGA